Sequence from the Mycobacteriales bacterium genome:
TGTGCAGCAGGAAGATGGCCAGCGGCAGCGCGAAGATCGAGTGCGACAGCCAGATCGTCCAGAACGACCCGGCCAGGCCGGCGTCGACGTAGAGGGTCAGCAGCGGGATCAGCGTCACTTGAATCGGCACGATCTGCAGCGCGAAGACGACGACGAACAGCAGGCTGCGGCCCTTGAAGTCGACCCACGCGAAGGCGTAGGAGGCCAGCAGGGCCAGGGTGATCGGGATGAGGACCGACGGGATCACGATCACGAAGCTGTTGACGAAGTAGGCACCGAGACCCGCCGATCCCTCGGTGCTGAGCACGGTCCGGTAATGGTCGAGCGTGACGGCGGGGTTGGTGAAGAAGGTCCACCAGCCGCTGGTGTTGATGTCGCGCTGCGGCCGGATGGAGGTGATGAGCAGGCCGAAGGTCGGCAGTGTCCACAGGAATGCCAGCACGACCGCGAACAGCGAGGCCCACGGGCTGGTCAGCCTCTTCTTGGCGTTGTCGGCTGCGAGCGTGACGGGGTTGACGGCGGGTGTCGTCGTCGTGGCCGTGGTGCCACCGGTGGGCTCCGCGGCGGGAGTGGCGGCGGTCATCGGGCCTCCGTGGACCGCAGCTGGCGGACGTTGTACGCGACGATCGGGATGACGAGCAGGAACAGCAGTGTGGCCAGCGCCGCGCCGAGCCCCTGGTTCGCGCTGCGGAAGCTCTGGCTGTAGAACTCGTTCGCCACCACGCTGGTGTTGAACTGGCCGCCGGTCATGGTGCGGACGATGTCGAAGACCTTCAGCGTCGCGATGCCGATCGTGGTGAGCACGACGATCACCGCGGGGGCGATGGTCGGCAGCGTGACGTAGCGGAACATCCCGAGCCGCTTCACCCCGTCGAGCCGGGCCGCCTCGACGATGTCCTCCGGGACCGCCTTGATGGCCGCGGAGAGCACGGTCATGGCGAATCCGGCCTGGATCCAGATCATCACGACGATGAGGAACAGGGTGTTCCACGGTTCGTCCAGCAGCCACTGTCTGGGGCTGCCGCCGAGTGAGACCAGGATCTGGTTGAGCAGGCCGATCTGATTCACTCCCGGCTGGTCCGGGCGGAACTCGTAGACGAACTTCCAGATGATCGACGCGCCGACGAAGGAGATCGCCATCGGCAGGAAGATGAGCGCCTTGGCGAGGGCCTCCATCCGGGCCTTGTCGATCAGGATGGCGTAGAGCAGGCCGATCGCGGTGGCGACGAAGGGCGTCAGCACCACCCACAACACCGTGTTGCGCAGCACGGTCAGCTGGCCGCTGTCGGTGAAGATCGTCGCGTAGTTGGCCAGCCCCACGAAGGAGTTGCCCCCGGCGTCGAGGAAGGACTGGTAGATCGTCCGCAGTCCGGGATAGATCAGACCGATCGCCACCAGGAGCCCAGTCGGCAGCAGGAACGTCAGCGCCACCCAGCGCTCGGCGGAGCGGCCCCTGAACCGGCTGGCCACGAAAAGGATCACGCCGACCACCGCGAGAAACATCGCGACGGCCAGGCCCATGCGCAGGAACTTGTCGGTCGCGCTCATGCCTCGCCCTCACCTCCGCACGGCACCGGGGCCGGCGGGTGCGCATTCTGCACCCTCCGGCCCCGTTCCGTGATCCACGGTCCGACCCGGCCCGACGTCAGCTCAGGACTTCGGCCAGGCCCTTTCGATCGCGTCCACCGTCGTCTTCGTGTCCTGACCGGTGATCCAGTTCGTCGCCTGCTTCCAGTACTCGTTGGAGCCGATGGCCCCCGGCATCTGGTCCGATCCGTCGAAGCGGAAGACCGCACCCTCGTCCTGGAAGGTCTCGGCCGCGAGTCGGTCGATCGGGCTCACCAGCTTGTCGACGTCGAGCCCCTTGTTGGCGCTGACCCAGCCGCCGTTCGGGCTCGCCTCGGCCTTGTTGTTGGCCCAGGTGTCGGAGGACAGGTAGATCTGGAAGGCCTGGACCGCGGGACGGTCGTTGAAGGCGAGCAGGAACTCTCCACCGCCGAGCACCGGCTTCTCATCCGCCGTCTTGCCCGGAAGGTAGAAGGCGAAGACGTCGCCGTCCTCCGACACCTCGGTGCCCTCCGGCCAGTTCGACGCGTAGAAGCTCGCCTGACGGTGCAGCGAGCAGTTTCCCTCCAGGATCGGCAGGCCACCGTCCTGGAACGTGGTCGTCGCGATGCTGCGGACATCGCCCAGACCGCCGTTGACGTACTTGTCGTTCTTGAGGTACTCGCCGGCGGCGTCGAGCGCGGCGGCCGACTCCGGTCCGTTGAAGGGGATCTCGTGGTCGACCCACTTGTCATAGGTCTCTGCGTCGGAGGTGCGCAGCATGAAGTCCTCGTGCCAGTCGGTGATCGGCCAGCCGGTGGCCTCGCCACTGCTGATGCCGGCGCACCACGGCTTGCGTCCACCCTCGGCCAGCTCGTCCGAGACCTCCTTCAGCTCGTCGAGCGTCGTGGGGATCTCGATGCCCTTCTCCTCGAACTCGGCCGGCGAGTACCAGACCAGGCTCTTCATGCTGGCACCCAGCGGCGCGGCGTAGAAGGTGCCGTCGACGGTGCCGTAGCCCTTCCAGTCCTCGCCCCAGAACTCGTCGACGTTGGCGGCGACCTCGTCCGGGGCGGCCACCGCCTTGCCGGTGCCGACCAGCTGCGTGAGCAGACCCGGCTGCGGGATGATCGCGAGGTCCGGCGGGTTGCCGGCCTGCGCGCGCACGAGAACCTGCGCCTCGAAGCTCTTGTCACCTTCGTACCGGACGCTGGCGCCGGTGCACTGCTCGAAGGGCTTGTAGCTGTCGATGTGCGGCTTGTCCTCCGGCGTGACGATGCCGGTGTAGACGGTGATGCTCTCGCCGGACAGGTCGCCGTACTTTTCGTAGTCGGCGCAGTCCACGTCGCCGGTGACACCGCCGGCGGTGGTGCCGCCGCCACCACAAGCCGCAAGCGCCAGGCTGAAGGCGCCGACCAGCGCGACCGTCCTCAGCCTCTTCGGGGGGAGGGCCATGCCCGTGCCTCCTCGTTCTCCGCGCCCGGCGGCGGAGAGCGCGCCGGCGTCATCGGTTGGGTGCAGGGCCTTCCTATGTCCGCCACGGCCGGGCTGCAACGTCACCCGCCGAGATGATCGCGTAACGATCGCGTCACGAGGCTTCCGTGGGTGTCGCCAGGGCATGGGTGTCCAGCCGGCGGCCGCGCATGAGAACCTGCGGGCGTTCGGCAATGGACTTCCACTCGGATCGTCCGGCACGTACCTGCCGGTGGAGGGATCGACAGACATGGCCACGGTGACCTTCGACAAGACGACGCGGCATTACGCCGGTGCGGAGACCCCCGCGGTCGATGCCCTTGACCTCGAGATCGGCGACGGCGAGTTCCTCGTGCTCGTCGGTCCCTCGGGCTGCGGCAAGTCCACGTCCCTCCGGATGCTGGCAGGCCTCGAGCCGGTGGACCGCGGCGCCATCCGGATCGGCGAGCGCGACGTGACGGACGTCGAGCCGAACCACCGCGACATCGCGATGGTCTTCCAGACCTACGCCCTGTACCCGCACATGACGGTGGCCGAGAACATGGGCTTCGCGCTGAAGATCGCCGGGAAGCCGAAGGAGGAGATCCGCACCCGCGTGGAGGAGGCGGCCCGGATCCTCGACCTGACCGACTACCTCGACCGCAAGCCCAAGGCCCTCTCCGGTGGTCAGCGTCAGCGGGTCGCCATGGGTCGGGCCATCGTCCGCAGCCCCCAGGTCTTCTGCATGGACGAGCCCTTGTCCAACCTCGACGCCAAGCTCCGCGTCGCCACCCGCACGCAGATCGCCTCGCTGCAGCGCCGGCTGGGTACGACCACCGTCTACGTCACGCACGACCAGGTCGAAGCGATGACCATGGGCGATCGGGTCGCGGTCCTCGACGCGGGCGTCCTGCAGCAGGTCGACACCCCGCGGCACATGTACGACAACCCCGCGAACCTGTTCGTCGCCGGCTTCATCGGCTCCCCGGCGATGAACCTGCTGGACGTCACGATGAACGGTGGGGGGCCCCGGCTGGGTGGCTATGAGTTCCGCGCGCCGCGCGAGGCGCTGGCCGGGGTCACGACGGGCACGGTCACCGTGGGCGTGCGCCCGGAGAACCTCGAGATCTGCGGCAACGACACCGGTGTCGAGGCCGAGGTCATCCTGGTCGAGGAGCTCGGTTCGGACGCTTTCGTCCACGCGAGCGTGCAGCAGGAGGGCAAGGAACTTCTCCTGGTCGCCCGCGTCGACCCGCGGAGCCCGCCGAGCAAGGGCGAGCGCATCCGGCTGGCGCCGACCTCCGACATCCACCTGTTCGACACGGTCACCGGCACGCGGCTGACCGGGTGAGGCGGTCGGCGGTCACGCCGTCAGTGAGCGGCCGATGACCAGGCGCTGCACCTGGTTGGTGCCCTCGACGATCTGCAGGATCTTGGCCTCGCGCAGATAGCGCTCCGCCGGGAAATCCTCCACGTAGCCGTAGCCGCCGAGGATCTGCACGGCGTCCGTCGCGACGCGCATGGCGGTGTCGCTGGCGAACAGCTTGCTCATCGCCGCCTGGGCTGCGTACGGCCGGCCGGTGTCGCGCAGCCGGGCGGCCGACAGGTACAGCGCCCGCGCCGCCTCGATCTGGGTCGCCAGGTCGGCGAGCAGGAAGGACAGCCCCTGGAAGTCGCCGATCCGCTGGCCGAACTGCTTGCGCTCCTTTGCATAGTCCACCGCCAGGTCGAGCGCCGCCTGGGCGAGCCCCACGGCGCACGCCGAGATCCCGAGCCGCCCGCCCTCGAGGGCGCTCATCGCGATGCGGAAGCCCTCACCCTCGGCACCGAGCAGCCGATCGGCCGGCACGCGAGCCTGCTCGAGCAGGATCGTCGCGGTGGTGCTGGACCGCATCCCCATCTTGCGTTCCGGCGGCTGCGGCGAGAGCCCGGGCGTTGCCGCGGGAGCGAGCAGGCACGAGATCCCCTTCGGGCCCGGGCCGCCGGTGCGGACCATGAGGTTGTAGAAGTCCGCCTCGCCGCCATGGGTCACCCAGGCTTTCGCGCCGTCCACGACGTAGCTGTCCCCGTCCAGAACCGCCCGGCTCTGCAGCGCGGCGGCGTCCGACCCGCTGCCGGACTCCGACAGGCAGTACGCGCCGAGCAGCTCACCGCCGAGCATGTCGGGCAGCCACCGCCGCTGCTGCTCTGCCGTGCCGTACGCCGCCAGGGGAAAACAGCTCAGCGTGTGCACACTGGCCCCGAGCCCGACCGCGAGCCAGCCGCGGCTGAGTTCCTCGAGCACCTGCAGATAGACCTCGTACGGCTGCCCGCCCCCGCCGAACTCCTCCGGATACGGCAGGCCCAGCAGGCCGGCCTTGCCGAGGGTGCGGAACAGCTCGCGCGGAAACTGCTCGCGCGCCTCCATGTCGACCGCGCGCGGTGCGACCTCCCCCTCGACCAGGTCACGGGTGAGCCCCAGCAGCGACTCCGCCTCCTCGGACGGCAGCGAACGGACGACGGGCGGCATGCACAGCCTCCGGAAGCAGTCGGATCGACCCCGCCACGCTAGCGCCGCCGGCGCGCAGGACGTCCAGCCCACCCGCGTGGGCCATCCTCCGTACGGAATTGCTGCCGCGCGGACCGGCACGTTCACCCACGCGGCAGCAGCATGACCGGTGGCGCGTATATGGAACTGCTGCCGCGCGGACCGGCAGTTTCATACGTGTGTCCGGCAGCACCATGTCCGCCGGTGCGTATATGGAGCTGCCGACGTCAGCGCCAGCAGTTCCATATACGTCGGCACCTCACACACCGCGGCAGCCCAGGTACGCGGCAGCCCAGGTGCGCGGCAGGCTGAGCCGCTGCACAGCGAGCCGCCCAGTCCACAGTCCCCTGCAGCTGCCCTCCGCGCCGCCGGGAGTGCGGCACGCTCAGAGGGTGGAGGCAGCCGAGATGCTGAGGGCGGTGCGCCGGCGGCAGCGTTGGAGTCAGCGCGAGCTCGCCGCGCGCACCGGCGTCCACTCCCGCACCGTCGCTGCGGTGGAGGCCGGACGGCGCTTGCCGACCCTGGCCGTGCTGATGGCAGTGCTGGAGTCGGCGGGTCTGGAGCTGGCAGTCGATCTGCCGCCACCGGCTCCGACGGCGGAGCTGCTGGTCTTCCTCCGCCGAAGCCTCACACACCGGCTGGTCCAGGCGGTGGGTGACCAGCCCGGCTCCTGTCAGCACGGACCACTGTGGGAGCAGCTGCGTGCGCTGGCCCGTCACGGTGACGTCGTCCTGCACGGGCCCGCTGCACTCGCCCTGTGGACGCCGAGGGAGCAGCCGCTGAGCCAGATCGAGGTGTGCTTCCCGGGTCGATCGATCGGGGACGTTCCGAGCACGCCCCTGCTGCACGTACTGCCGTCGTGTGCGGTTCACTCGGGTGCGCCCGTGGCCGTCAGCCTCGAGTCCTGGGAGGTCGGGGTCGATCCGCCGGCGGAGCTGGCCCTGCAGCCGGCCTTCGCTGCCGAGCGTCCGCTGCTGCGATGTGTCGCGCGGGTCCTGCACGAGGAGGCGGCGGTGGATCGGGCGGGTCGGCGGGTGGCCGCCCACAAGGATCCCGCCCATGCCGCCGAAGAGGCCTACGTCTTTCACACCAAGCGGTTCGGCCAGCGCCCGATGCCGGACCGGGGTGACCGTCGCGGCTGGCGGCTGCGGGACGACGCGAGCCTTGCCGCCTGGCTCCTCCGGTACGGGTACCCGGCCTGACAGCCTCCTGGCCATTCCGATCTGACAGCCTGGCGGGGTGCCTGGACAGCTGACCCTGCTCGATACCCCCTCGCTCTGGTACCGCGCCTTCCACGGCGTGCCGGAGTCGGTCACCGCACCGGACGGCTCGCCGGTCAACGCCGTGCGCGGGACGATCGACCTGATCGCGCGGATCGTCCGGGACACCCGGCCGGCCCGGCTGGTCGCATGCCTGGACCTCGACTGGCGCCCCGCGTTCCGGGTCGCCGCTGTCGCCTCCTACAAGGCGCACCGGCTCGCGGACAACGGCGCGGAGGCGGAGCCGGCGAGCCTGAGCGGCCAGGTCGGCGTACTGCTGGAGGTGTTGGACGCGATCGGCATCGCGACGGCCGGCGTCGAGGGGTACGAAGCCGACGACGTGCTCGGGACGCTGTCGGCGCGGGAGGCCGGGGCGGTGGACGTCGTGACCGGTGACCGAGACATGTTCCAGCTGGTCCGCGACGAGGGTCCCGTCCGCGTGCTGTACACGGTGGACAAGCTCGCGCCGTACACCCCGGGAACGGTCGCGGCCAAGTACGGCATTTCTGGAACGGCCTATGCGGAGTACGCCGTGCTGCGCGGCGATCCGTCGGACGGGCTGCCCGGCGTCAAGGGTGTCGGCGACAAGACCGCTGCGGCGCTGGTCAGCCGGTTCGGGACGGTGGAGGGCATCCTGGCCGCGCTGGACACCGGAGAGCAGGACGGCTTCCCGGCCGGCGCACGGGCCAAGCTCGAGGCCGCGCGGGCCTACCTCGCGGTGGCGCCCGCGGTGACCCGTGCCGTGCGCGACCTGCCGGTGCCGGAGCTGTCCGACGTACTCCCCCGCGGGCCGCGGGACCCCGCTCGGCTGGTGGCGCTGTCGGACCGCTGGGGTCTGGACAGCCCGCTGGACCGGCTGCTGAGGGCCTTGGAGACCGCGGCTGACCGCCCTGGTGGCTGACCACCCTGGTGGCTGACCACTAACCACCCTGGTGGCTAACCACCCTGGTGGAAGGCGCCGGCATCGTCTGGTGGGGTCGGGTCCAGCGGGTCGCGCAGCCAGTGCTCCGGCAGCACGACGTGCCGCGGCCCCTGCACGTGTCCGCGGGGCAGCAGCTCCGAGCCGGGCGGCAGCTGGGCGGTCGGGTCGAGGGCGTCGAGCAGGTCGTCCAGCTCAGCGAGCGAGGAGGCCATCGCCAGCGCCTTGCGGGCCGACCCGCCGACGGGGTAGCCGGTCATGTACCAGCCGGTGTGCCGTCGGAAGTCGCGGACGGCGAAGCCCTCGTCGCCGCGGGCCTCGACCAGCATCCGGGCGTGCCTCTTCATGACCGGCACGACGTCCCCGATCGGCGGCGGACCCTGCACCTCGCGTCCGGCGAAGGCATCCGCCAAGTCGCGGAACAGCCACGGCTTGCCCAGGCACCCGCGGCCGACCACCACCCCGTCGCAGCCGGTGCGCTCCATCATCCGCAGCGCGTCGCTCGCGGCCCAGATGTCGCCGTTGCCGAGCACCGGCACATGCCCGAGCGCCGCCTTAAGCTCGCCGATCGCCTCCCAGTCCGCCCGGCCGGAGTAGAACTGCTCGGCGGTGCGGGCGTGCAGCGCCACGGCCGCCGCGCCCTCCTCCTGTGCGCGCCGCCCGGCCTCGAGGTAGGTCAGGTGCGCGTCGTCCACGCCGGTGCGCATCTTCACCGTGACCGGCACGTCGCCGGCGGCGCGCACGGCGGAGCGCACCAGGTTGCCGAACAGCACCGGGTGCGCCGGCAGGGCCGCTCCGCCGCCCCGGCGGGTGACCTTCGGCGACGGGCAGCCGACATTGAGGTCGACGTGGTCCACGCCGTCCTCCTGCACCAGCTTGCGCACTGCGGCGCCGACGACGTCGGGGCTGGTCGCGTAGAGCTGGATGCTGCGCACGGTCTCGTCCGGGCCGAACGACGCCCGCCGGTTCGTCGTCTCGTTGACCTCGAGCAGCGCCCGCGCGGAGACCATCTCGCTGACGTACAGCCCGGCGCCGTACGACCGGCACAGCGAGCGGTACGCCGCGTTCGTGACGCCGGCCATCGGGGCCAGCACCACCGGCAGGTCGACCGTCAGCGGCCCGATCCGCAGCCCCGGCTGCAGGGCGGTCGTCACGAGGCCCACAGGTCTGTGATGCCGATACCCAGGTCGGCGAGCAGCGACCGCAGCAGCGGCAGCGACAGGCCGATCACGTTCCC
This genomic interval carries:
- a CDS encoding carbohydrate ABC transporter permease, coding for MTAATPAAEPTGGTTATTTTPAVNPVTLAADNAKKRLTSPWASLFAVVLAFLWTLPTFGLLITSIRPQRDINTSGWWTFFTNPAVTLDHYRTVLSTEGSAGLGAYFVNSFVIVIPSVLIPITLALLASYAFAWVDFKGRSLLFVVVFALQIVPIQVTLIPLLTLYVDAGLAGSFWTIWLSHSIFALPLAIFLLHNFMREIPKELLEAARVDGAGHVQILFKVLMPLLTPALAAFGIFQFLWVWNDLLVALTFAGGSPDVAPITVAIANLAGTQGTAWHLLSAGAFVSILVPIAVFLALQRYFVRGLLAGGLKG
- a CDS encoding sugar ABC transporter permease, yielding MSATDKFLRMGLAVAMFLAVVGVILFVASRFRGRSAERWVALTFLLPTGLLVAIGLIYPGLRTIYQSFLDAGGNSFVGLANYATIFTDSGQLTVLRNTVLWVVLTPFVATAIGLLYAILIDKARMEALAKALIFLPMAISFVGASIIWKFVYEFRPDQPGVNQIGLLNQILVSLGGSPRQWLLDEPWNTLFLIVVMIWIQAGFAMTVLSAAIKAVPEDIVEAARLDGVKRLGMFRYVTLPTIAPAVIVVLTTIGIATLKVFDIVRTMTGGQFNTSVVANEFYSQSFRSANQGLGAALATLLFLLVIPIVAYNVRQLRSTEAR
- a CDS encoding ABC transporter substrate-binding protein, which codes for MALPPKRLRTVALVGAFSLALAACGGGGTTAGGVTGDVDCADYEKYGDLSGESITVYTGIVTPEDKPHIDSYKPFEQCTGASVRYEGDKSFEAQVLVRAQAGNPPDLAIIPQPGLLTQLVGTGKAVAAPDEVAANVDEFWGEDWKGYGTVDGTFYAAPLGASMKSLVWYSPAEFEEKGIEIPTTLDELKEVSDELAEGGRKPWCAGISSGEATGWPITDWHEDFMLRTSDAETYDKWVDHEIPFNGPESAAALDAAGEYLKNDKYVNGGLGDVRSIATTTFQDGGLPILEGNCSLHRQASFYASNWPEGTEVSEDGDVFAFYLPGKTADEKPVLGGGEFLLAFNDRPAVQAFQIYLSSDTWANNKAEASPNGGWVSANKGLDVDKLVSPIDRLAAETFQDEGAVFRFDGSDQMPGAIGSNEYWKQATNWITGQDTKTTVDAIERAWPKS
- the ugpC gene encoding sn-glycerol-3-phosphate ABC transporter ATP-binding protein UgpC, which encodes MATVTFDKTTRHYAGAETPAVDALDLEIGDGEFLVLVGPSGCGKSTSLRMLAGLEPVDRGAIRIGERDVTDVEPNHRDIAMVFQTYALYPHMTVAENMGFALKIAGKPKEEIRTRVEEAARILDLTDYLDRKPKALSGGQRQRVAMGRAIVRSPQVFCMDEPLSNLDAKLRVATRTQIASLQRRLGTTTVYVTHDQVEAMTMGDRVAVLDAGVLQQVDTPRHMYDNPANLFVAGFIGSPAMNLLDVTMNGGGPRLGGYEFRAPREALAGVTTGTVTVGVRPENLEICGNDTGVEAEVILVEELGSDAFVHASVQQEGKELLLVARVDPRSPPSKGERIRLAPTSDIHLFDTVTGTRLTG
- a CDS encoding acyl-CoA dehydrogenase family protein; protein product: MPPVVRSLPSEEAESLLGLTRDLVEGEVAPRAVDMEAREQFPRELFRTLGKAGLLGLPYPEEFGGGGQPYEVYLQVLEELSRGWLAVGLGASVHTLSCFPLAAYGTAEQQRRWLPDMLGGELLGAYCLSESGSGSDAAALQSRAVLDGDSYVVDGAKAWVTHGGEADFYNLMVRTGGPGPKGISCLLAPAATPGLSPQPPERKMGMRSSTTATILLEQARVPADRLLGAEGEGFRIAMSALEGGRLGISACAVGLAQAALDLAVDYAKERKQFGQRIGDFQGLSFLLADLATQIEAARALYLSAARLRDTGRPYAAQAAMSKLFASDTAMRVATDAVQILGGYGYVEDFPAERYLREAKILQIVEGTNQVQRLVIGRSLTA
- a CDS encoding helix-turn-helix transcriptional regulator, with the protein product MEAAEMLRAVRRRQRWSQRELAARTGVHSRTVAAVEAGRRLPTLAVLMAVLESAGLELAVDLPPPAPTAELLVFLRRSLTHRLVQAVGDQPGSCQHGPLWEQLRALARHGDVVLHGPAALALWTPREQPLSQIEVCFPGRSIGDVPSTPLLHVLPSCAVHSGAPVAVSLESWEVGVDPPAELALQPAFAAERPLLRCVARVLHEEAAVDRAGRRVAAHKDPAHAAEEAYVFHTKRFGQRPMPDRGDRRGWRLRDDASLAAWLLRYGYPA
- a CDS encoding 5'-3' exonuclease, producing MPGQLTLLDTPSLWYRAFHGVPESVTAPDGSPVNAVRGTIDLIARIVRDTRPARLVACLDLDWRPAFRVAAVASYKAHRLADNGAEAEPASLSGQVGVLLEVLDAIGIATAGVEGYEADDVLGTLSAREAGAVDVVTGDRDMFQLVRDEGPVRVLYTVDKLAPYTPGTVAAKYGISGTAYAEYAVLRGDPSDGLPGVKGVGDKTAAALVSRFGTVEGILAALDTGEQDGFPAGARAKLEAARAYLAVAPAVTRAVRDLPVPELSDVLPRGPRDPARLVALSDRWGLDSPLDRLLRALETAADRPGG
- the dusB gene encoding tRNA dihydrouridine synthase DusB codes for the protein MGLVTTALQPGLRIGPLTVDLPVVLAPMAGVTNAAYRSLCRSYGAGLYVSEMVSARALLEVNETTNRRASFGPDETVRSIQLYATSPDVVGAAVRKLVQEDGVDHVDLNVGCPSPKVTRRGGGAALPAHPVLFGNLVRSAVRAAGDVPVTVKMRTGVDDAHLTYLEAGRRAQEEGAAAVALHARTAEQFYSGRADWEAIGELKAALGHVPVLGNGDIWAASDALRMMERTGCDGVVVGRGCLGKPWLFRDLADAFAGREVQGPPPIGDVVPVMKRHARMLVEARGDEGFAVRDFRRHTGWYMTGYPVGGSARKALAMASSLAELDDLLDALDPTAQLPPGSELLPRGHVQGPRHVVLPEHWLRDPLDPTPPDDAGAFHQGG